From the genome of Vicia villosa cultivar HV-30 ecotype Madison, WI linkage group LG2, Vvil1.0, whole genome shotgun sequence, one region includes:
- the LOC131651632 gene encoding uncharacterized protein LOC131651632, with amino-acid sequence MIPAQGARKPLIIPCSRPPVMIPAQERTKIIPIRGPYPLDKMKAVPWEYETDTNTAVSSIVGPGGMTRSGRIFKTAQVQPMSSGNLTQSGEQVVTRPIDEAEPKDKETSNKDAEEFLALIKKSDYRVVDQLQQTPSKISLLSLLIHSEKHRDALMKILNAAHVTKDITVNQFDGMVANLTAGACLGFSDNELPLQGKSHNKALHISMQCGKAHLARVLIDTGSSLNVMPKATLDKIALEGLVVRPSRLVVKAFDGSQSPVFGEVDLPVIIGPHTFCINFQVMEIEPAYTCLLGRPWIHAAGAVTSTLHQKLKFVNGNSIVTINGEEDIFVSNLNSYRYIEAGDEALGTAFQALEIATAITLPVEKIRRAVTSWKDLQDADTKGWGKLPEVLEKKDRLGLGYQPTKVTSIKKEERPFPPIMQTFVTGGYEHVAMVSNQDSQEGTSNFIREIRPGEQLQNWTSLEIPEIVFISK; translated from the coding sequence atgatacctgcacaaggggcaaggaaaccattgattatcccatgctctagaccgcCAGTGATGATACCTGCGCAAGAAcgtaccaagatcatcccaatcagaggaccatatcctttggacaagatgaaagcggtaccatgggaatacgagaccgatactaatactgcagtatcaagcatcgttggacctggaggtatgacccgtagtgggcgcatattcaaaactgcgcaagtacaaccAATGTCTAGTGGAAACTTGACacaatctggagaacaagttgTCACGAGACCAATTGACgaggctgaacctaaggataaagaaacttctaataaagatgctgaggagtttctcgctctgattaagaagagtgattatagagtggtagatcagttgcaacagacaccgtctaaaatatcgctcttatcattattgatacactccgagaagcatcgagatgccttgatgaagatcctaaacgctgcccatgtaactaaggacatcacagtcaatcaatttgatgggatggtggccaatctaactgctggggcatgcctgggtttcagtgacaatgagttacccctacaaggaaagtcacacaacaaagccttgcatatctccatgcaatgtgggaaggctcatctggctagagttttgatcgacacagggtcatctttaaacgtgatgccaaaagccaCACTTGATAAGATAGCCTTAGAGGGACTCGTGGTTAGACctagtcgtctggtggttaaagctttcgatggatcacagagtccggtatttggagaagtagaccttcctgtcataattggtccccacaccttctgcatcaacttccaagtgatggaaatcgagccagcttatacctgcctactagggcgtccttggatccatgcagctggggcagtcacctccaccctccatcagaaactaaagtttgtgaatgggaactccatagtaactatcaatggagaagaggatatatttgtcagcaatctaaactcatacagatatattgaggctggagacgaagcattgggtaccgcatttcaagctctagaaattgcaactgctatcacactaccagtggagaagataagaagggcggtaacctcatggaaagacctacaagacgcagatactaaaggctggggcaagctgccagaagttttggagaagaaggatcgcctggggttaggataccaacccaccaaggtcacaagcattaagaaagaagaacgaccatttcccccaataatgcaaacttttgtgactggcggttatgagcatgtggctatggtgtccaatcAGGACTCTCAAGAAGGGACATCCAATTTCATTCGAGAgatcaggccaggagaacagcttcagaattggacaagcctggagataccggagatagttttcatttcaaagtaa
- the LOC131649565 gene encoding uncharacterized protein LOC131649565 — MCRSLPNTTDNNTAETLYKLEALANQAEGGDEEDDELPEELSRLVDKESKSMLPPQEAIETINLGTDEEPKNIKIGATLGKDVKATLIKLLHEYAEIFAWSYRDMPGLDTDIVVHRLPLKEGCAPVRQKRRRVRPDMDSKIREEVLKQFDAGFLAVVDYPPWIANIVPVPKKDGKVRMCVDYRDLNKASPKDDFPLPHIDILVDNTAQASVFSFMDGFSGYNQIKMAPEDMEKTTFMTSWGTFCYKVMPFGLRNAGATYQRAMVTLFHDMIHKEVEVYVDDMIAKSRTEEEHITNLHKLFERLKKYKLRLNPNKCTFGVRSGKLLGFIVSQRGIEVDPDKVKAIQAMPVPKTEKEVRGFLGRLNYISRFISHLTATCEPIFKLLRKDQPIKWNDDCQVAFETIKNYLQEPPILLPPVPGRPLIMYLTVLERSMGCVLGQQDETGRKEHAIYYLSKKFTDCESRYSPLEKTCCALAWASKRLRQYMLNHSTWLISRMDPLKYVFEKQALTGRIARWQMLLSEYDIQYVTQKAIKGSVLAEHLAHQPLEEYQSMKFDFPDEDIMLVRDYEIPGPDEGPEPGLVWKLMFDGASNALGHGIGAVLTSPDDRHLPFTARLCFDCTNNIAEYEACILGLEAAIDLRIKLLDVYGDSALVIHQVNKEWDTRDAKLIPYRDLILELTAEFDTITFTHIPREENQIADALATLSSMFKVTWPNHEPRITVRHFDEPAYCLTIEEQSDNKPWYHDIKEYLEKQEYPENASTIDKKTLRRLASKFFLSGSILYKRNYDSVLLRCVDKNEAKEIIREVHEGTFGTHANGHSMARKILRAGYYWLTMEADCFQYARTCHKCQIYADKVHVPRNLQIIRLK, encoded by the exons atgtgcagatcacttcctaacaccaccgataataatactgctgagactctatacaaactcgaggctctcgctaatcaggctgaaggaggggatgaggaagacgatgaacttccggaagagttgtcaaggttagtggataaggaatccaagagcatgctccctccacaagaggccattgaaaccataaacttgggaacagatgaagaacccaaaaacattaagattggggcaacgctaggtaaggacgtaaaagcaacgttaatcaagctcctccacgagtatgcagagatttttgcttggtcataccgtgatatgccggggttggatacagacatcgtggtacacaggttacctctcaaagaaggatgtgcgccggtcaggcaaaagcgcagaagggttcgaccagatatggatagtaagattagggaagaggtgctcaaacagttcgatgccgggtttcttgctgtggttgactacccaccttggattgcaaacatagtgccggttcctaaaaaagacgggaaagtgcgcatgtgtgtagattacagggatctaaataaagcaagtccaaaagatgatttcccacttccacatatagatatcttggtggataatacagcacaagcttcagtgttctcttttatggatggtttctccgggtataatcagattaagatggctcccgaggatatggaaaagactaccttcatgacctcttggggcactttttgctacaaagtaatgccattcgggttgagaaatgcaggggcaacatatcaaagagccatggtcacattattccatgatatgatccataaagaggtcgaagtatatgtagatgatatgattgccaagtctcgcactgaagaagaacatattacaaatctacataagctgtttgaacgtctaaagaagtacaagctaaggttaaacccgaacaagtgtacgtttggtgtaagatcgggaaagctgttgggattcattgtaagccaacgaggtatagaggttgatcccgataaagtaaaagccatacaagcgatgcccgttccaaaaacagaaaaagaggtacgaggtttcctgggtcgattgaattacatctcaaggttcatttcacatctaacagctacatgcgagcctatattcaaactactcaggaaagatcaacctatcaagtggaatgatgattgtcaagtagccttcgaaaccataaagaactacttacaagaaccacctatactcttacctcctgtacccggaaggccactaatcatgtacctcacagtactcgaaaggtctatggggtgtgtactggggcaacaagatgaaacaggcaggaaagaacacgctatttactacctcagtaagaaattcacggattgcgagtctcggtattcaccattggaaaagacatgttgcgccctagcatgggcctccaaacgtctaaggcaatatatgctgaaccactccacatggctgatatcgagaatggatcctttgaaatacgtgttcgaaaaacaggctctcacgggtagaattgcaagatggcaaatgttgttgtccgaatacgacatacagtatgtaactcaaaaagcaataaaagggagtgtcttggcagaacatcttgcccaCCAACCActcgaggaataccaatctatgaagttcgacttcccagacgaggatattatgctagtaagagactatgaaataccggGACCCGATgagggacccgaaccgggtttggtatggaaactcatgttcgacggtgcttcaaatgcactaggacatggcataggggcagtattgacatctcccgatgaccgacacttacccttcactgcaagactatgtttcgactgtaccaacaacattgcagaatacgaagcatgcatattggggttagaagctgcaatcgacctaagaatcaaactccttgatgtatacggagactcagcattggtaatccatcagGTCAACAAAGagtgggacactcgagatgcaaagctaatcccataccgagaccttatactggagttgacagctgaatttgatactatcacctttactcatatcccgagggaagaaaatcaaatagccgatgcactagcaacgctttcctctatgttcaaagtgacctggccaaaccatgaaccacgaatAACCGTTAGgcacttcgacgaacctgcctattgtctcacgatcgaggagcagtctgacaacaaaccatggtaccacgacattaaagagtacctggaaaaacaagaatacccggagaatgcctcaacaattgataaaaagacactgaggagacttgcatccaagttcttcttaagcggaagcatcctatacaaaaggaactatgattcagtgttattgaggtgtgtagataaaaacgaggccaaggaaattatcagggaggtacatgaaggaaccttcggaactcatgcaaacggacattcaatggctagaaagatactgcgggcagggtattactggttaacgatggaggccgactgtttccaatatgcaaggacctgtcacaagtgccaaatctacgctgacaaggtgcacgtaccac GAAACTTACAAATCATTAGACTGAAATAA